In a single window of the Drosophila albomicans strain 15112-1751.03 chromosome 3, ASM965048v2, whole genome shotgun sequence genome:
- the LOC117572461 gene encoding trypsin epsilon-like has translation MKQLRFGIGIGLVLLLFVGAAAGQAEYYYNNVTDYTYLDDRSSRFPPLSFSSNENITAIEELDAFPNRIVNGKRIACHRAPYQVALHYNGYFMCGGSILSRHWILTAAHCVAGSRGKFKVRVGSTQQQRGGQLHRVKLVIANARYNSKSMRNDLALLRLATPLRFGNCVQPIKLPNSRRRRLPNCYLVSGWGLSSASAKNVQRYLLGTKVCKVTHNRCRQLYQRGGVRIYRQMLCASRLGHDSCSGDSGGPLAYGRRLYGVVSFGIGCANRNYPGVYVHVRKSKRWIRSVMRKYSKS, from the coding sequence ATGAAGCAACTTCgatttggaattggaattggattggtgttgctgctttttgtgGGAGCAGCTGCTGGACAAGCGGAATATTACTACAACAATGTGACAGATTACACGTATTTAGATGACCGATCGTCTCGCTTTCCACCGCTTAGTTTCTCtagtaatgaaaatattactGCCATCGAGGAGCTCGACGCTTTTCCCAATCGCATCGTAAATGGCAAACGCATCGCCTGCCATCGAGCACCTTACCAAGTGGCGCTCCACTACAACGGCTACTTCATGTGCGGCGGCAGCATTCTCTCGCGACATTGGATACTGACTGCAGCGCACTGTGTGGCAGGTAGTCGTGGCAAGTTCAAGGTGCGTGTGGGATccacgcagcagcaacgtgGCGGGCAATTGCATCGCGTCAAATTGGTGATTGCGAATGCCAGatacaacagcaagagcatGCGCAATGATTTGGCCTTGTTGCGCCTGGCCACGCCCCTGCGCTTTGGCAACTGCGTGCAGCCCATCAAGTTGCCCAACAGTCGCAGAAGACGTCTTCCGAACTGTTATCTCGTCAGTGGTTGGGGACTGAGCAGCGCTTCGGCCAAGAACGTGCAACGGTATCTGCTTGGCACAAAAGTCTGTAAGGTGACACACAATCGTTGCAGGCAGTTGTATCAACGTGGTGGAGTTCGCATCTATCGGCAGATGTTGTGTGCCTCGCGTTTGGGCCACGACAGCTGCTCCGGGGACTCCGGCGGACCACTCGCTTATGGACGCAGGCTCTATGGAGTTGTTTCCTTTGGCATTGGCTGCGCCAACCGCAACTATCCGGGCGTTTATGTGCATGTTCGAAAATCCAAGCGATGGATACGAAGTGTCATGAGGAAGTACtcaaaaagttaa